The Paenibacillus sp. YPG26 genome includes a window with the following:
- a CDS encoding Ig-like domain-containing protein, with the protein MTHFRARLISILLIASVLLLSPSTFNANISSASSISPSAPPLEQDWTKLTGSQENYNSAVKAAATRDGGVILLGSVTSRSTFEHEGLIIQKLNKQGELEWERMYNESTLQSGDYLIGQDIRQTRDGGYIIGGQVSLYPVEGKAFLVKLGPEGQYEWSKVYISHFWNEDFERVRETKDGNFIASVRTWNRSDTSTPAAFLTDSKGNQLWYKKLPAYEGQDFRDVIELPSGSYLATGLTERKNAVQVPVLILINPKGELADKLYVQGSNGSHPAVPLQLEQLPAAKSYIARTASSLQNITASGKVLWELPFSSLPDGELTHYSQLSIASDGAPILIGSSNTGTSIELRILKVSSTGEFLWSYHTPILNLESIALGEATPDGGVAVSYTTPNSGQIGVIKLKVSESPGSGEGSLYLDSDEYSITLGDTFDLRTLYKDSSGIEHNVTTEAEYKSSNPDVVSVDLEGNITGINPGTATLTVSYKGLTYSCPVLVVKPYTPAQAEQ; encoded by the coding sequence TTGACACATTTTCGTGCTCGATTAATCTCTATTCTCTTGATTGCTTCAGTGCTTCTCCTCTCTCCCTCCACTTTCAATGCCAATATCAGCTCTGCCAGCAGCATCAGCCCAAGTGCCCCTCCCTTAGAGCAGGATTGGACGAAGCTCACAGGTTCACAGGAGAACTACAACTCGGCGGTGAAGGCGGCAGCGACAAGGGACGGGGGAGTCATTCTTTTAGGATCCGTCACCTCACGCTCGACCTTTGAACATGAAGGTCTGATTATCCAGAAATTGAACAAACAAGGCGAATTAGAGTGGGAGCGTATGTATAATGAGTCTACCCTGCAGTCGGGCGACTACCTTATTGGCCAGGATATTCGGCAGACCCGGGATGGGGGATATATTATTGGCGGGCAAGTGTCCTTATATCCGGTTGAAGGAAAAGCATTCCTGGTCAAACTCGGTCCTGAAGGCCAGTATGAGTGGAGCAAAGTCTATATTTCACATTTCTGGAACGAAGACTTTGAGCGGGTACGCGAGACCAAAGACGGTAACTTCATTGCTAGTGTACGAACCTGGAATCGCTCGGACACCTCAACCCCGGCCGCCTTTTTGACAGATTCCAAGGGCAATCAGCTCTGGTATAAGAAATTACCTGCTTATGAAGGTCAAGATTTCAGGGATGTGATTGAGCTTCCCTCAGGCAGCTATCTGGCTACTGGACTCACCGAGCGGAAGAACGCTGTCCAAGTGCCTGTTCTCATTCTAATTAATCCTAAAGGTGAGCTTGCGGACAAATTATATGTTCAGGGATCGAATGGCTCACATCCGGCGGTTCCTCTTCAGCTGGAACAGCTTCCCGCTGCCAAGAGCTATATCGCCCGCACGGCCTCTAGTCTGCAGAACATCACTGCCTCCGGCAAAGTCTTGTGGGAACTGCCTTTCTCATCCCTTCCTGATGGGGAGCTTACCCATTACTCGCAGCTATCTATTGCATCCGATGGCGCCCCTATCCTGATTGGGTCAAGCAACACAGGAACCTCCATTGAATTGCGGATTCTTAAAGTATCCAGCACAGGAGAGTTCCTGTGGAGTTACCATACGCCAATTCTTAACTTGGAATCGATCGCACTTGGCGAGGCGACACCTGACGGAGGAGTGGCTGTCAGCTACACAACCCCGAATAGTGGGCAGATTGGAGTCATTAAGCTCAAAGTTTCAGAATCGCCTGGCTCCGGTGAAGGAAGCTTGTATCTGGATTCGGATGAATATTCGATCACGCTGGGCGATACCTTTGATCTCCGCACACTCTACAAAGACAGCAGTGGTATAGAACATAATGTGACCACTGAGGCAGAATATAAGAGCTCAAATCCAGATGTAGTATCGGTTGATCTTGAGGGTAATATTACAGGAATTAACCCGGGCACGGCTACTCTTACGGTATCATATAAGGGTCTTACCTACAGCTGCCCGGTGCTTGTAGTTAAGCCCTATACGCCCGCACAGGCTGAGCAATAA
- a CDS encoding putative sporulation protein YtxC: protein MEFCVVTTAAGSKKEAERFARLIRRKFNGLHREKSGFKLRFVTDGALVSAVFEGDETAYSFVKRSISIREKLSIALAEYVITEKEADIVRRLVSKEYGFPDAEEQNVVVDSCLHLLGPEMEGAEVRSRRCGQLAVHLRNYMEEHTELNLDGFITFRMKEYLDHIRETLDYVVDEYLLDKQYEEFIGLLKYFVHFQETQIGVVHLMHKGGSDFTIYNEHMLPLEAAVVGGVVARIADHELELEDVIVSSLISLSPGRIVVHTREPEVQIISTIRQIFAERIEMCAYCPRCKAFLEGGRKQGNHGP, encoded by the coding sequence ATGGAGTTCTGTGTAGTCACCACAGCTGCAGGCAGCAAAAAAGAAGCCGAGCGGTTCGCGCGTCTGATCCGGCGTAAATTTAACGGTTTACATAGAGAAAAATCGGGGTTCAAGCTGCGCTTTGTAACCGATGGAGCTCTGGTAAGTGCGGTATTTGAGGGTGATGAGACCGCATACAGCTTTGTGAAGCGATCGATCTCGATCCGGGAGAAGCTGTCTATCGCGCTTGCCGAGTATGTGATTACAGAGAAGGAAGCGGATATCGTAAGACGCCTGGTCTCCAAAGAGTACGGCTTTCCCGATGCGGAGGAACAGAACGTAGTTGTTGATTCGTGTCTTCATCTGTTAGGTCCAGAGATGGAGGGGGCTGAAGTCAGGAGCCGGCGCTGCGGACAGCTGGCGGTGCATCTTCGCAATTATATGGAAGAGCATACCGAGCTGAACCTGGATGGCTTCATAACTTTTCGAATGAAGGAGTACTTAGACCACATCCGGGAGACGCTGGATTACGTGGTCGATGAGTATTTACTTGATAAGCAATATGAGGAATTTATCGGATTGCTGAAATATTTTGTGCATTTCCAGGAGACGCAGATCGGGGTAGTTCATCTGATGCACAAGGGTGGAAGTGATTTCACCATCTATAACGAGCACATGCTGCCGCTTGAAGCCGCTGTGGTGGGAGGGGTTGTGGCCCGGATTGCCGACCATGAGCTTGAGCTCGAGGATGTGATTGTCAGCTCGCTGATCTCGTTGTCGCCAGGGCGGATCGTCGTTCACACCAGGGAGCCGGAAGTGCAGATCATATCGACAATCCGGCAGATTTTCGCGGAACGGATCGAAATGTGCGCGTATTGCCCGCGCTGCAAGGCGTTCTTGGAGGGTGGGCGTAAGCAGGGGAACCACGGGCCGTAA
- a CDS encoding aminotransferase class I/II-fold pyridoxal phosphate-dependent enzyme, with product MTDQRLHIESRLAQIGSVEEPVTGAVNYPIYQATAFRHPRLGQSTGFDYSRTKSPTRKVLEEAAAALESGDAGFACSSGMAALQTIFTLFSQGDHLVVSLDLYGGTYRLIERVLGKYGITASYVDTNDLDALEQVRQPNTKALIVETPTNPLMMITDIEAACTWAKRHGILTIVDNTLMTPYFQRPIELGADIVIHSASKYLGGHNDVLAGLIVTKGKELSEEIAFLHNSIGAVLSPTDSYQLMRGMKTLALRMDRHEASALAIAKHLDAHPEIAEVFHPGLPEHPGYAIQSRQSSGNTGIFSFKVRDARFVEPILRSLKLIAFAESLGGVESLMTYPAIQTHADIPLEIREAVGVDDRLLRFSVGIEHVDDLIADLDQAIEAARVEIEGGQA from the coding sequence ATGACAGATCAAAGGCTTCACATTGAGAGCAGACTTGCGCAGATTGGATCGGTGGAAGAGCCGGTAACAGGCGCGGTGAATTACCCAATCTATCAGGCTACAGCCTTCCGGCATCCGCGTCTTGGCCAGAGCACAGGCTTCGATTATTCCCGTACGAAGAGTCCAACACGGAAAGTGCTGGAGGAGGCAGCGGCTGCGCTTGAATCCGGAGATGCCGGCTTCGCCTGCAGTTCGGGCATGGCGGCCCTTCAGACGATCTTCACGCTGTTCTCCCAGGGAGATCACCTGGTTGTATCTCTTGACCTATACGGCGGTACATACCGGTTAATCGAGCGGGTTCTTGGCAAATATGGCATTACCGCATCCTACGTGGATACCAATGATCTGGACGCGCTGGAGCAGGTTCGCCAGCCGAACACCAAGGCGCTGATTGTCGAGACCCCGACCAATCCGCTGATGATGATTACGGATATTGAAGCTGCCTGTACCTGGGCCAAGCGGCACGGAATTCTGACCATTGTGGACAATACGCTTATGACCCCGTATTTCCAGCGGCCGATTGAGCTTGGAGCGGATATTGTCATTCACAGTGCGAGCAAGTACCTCGGCGGTCATAATGATGTGCTGGCAGGCCTGATTGTTACCAAAGGAAAGGAATTGTCGGAAGAGATCGCCTTTCTGCACAATTCGATCGGCGCCGTGCTGAGCCCTACGGATTCCTACCAATTAATGCGCGGCATGAAGACACTCGCGCTTCGTATGGACCGCCACGAGGCTAGTGCGCTGGCGATTGCGAAGCATCTGGATGCTCATCCGGAGATTGCGGAAGTCTTCCATCCGGGGCTGCCCGAACATCCTGGCTATGCCATCCAGAGCAGACAATCGAGCGGCAATACAGGGATTTTCTCCTTCAAAGTTCGTGATGCCCGGTTCGTTGAGCCGATCCTGCGCAGTCTGAAGCTGATTGCGTTCGCGGAGAGCCTTGGCGGAGTGGAGTCGCTGATGACATATCCGGCCATTCAGACCCATGCGGATATTCCGCTAGAGATTCGTGAAGCGGTGGGCGTGGACGATCGTCTGCTTCGCTTCTCGGTGGGAATAGAGCATGTGGATGATTTGATTGCTGATCTGGATCAGGCCATCGAAGCGGCAAGGGTCGAAATTGAAGGAGGACAAGCATAA
- a CDS encoding aminotransferase class I/II-fold pyridoxal phosphate-dependent enzyme encodes MSGQERKFDTKLIHFGSEVDATTGASSVPIYQASTFHHHDIFNPPVHDYSRSGNPTRQALEDYITLLEGGVRGFAYSSGMAAISSTFMLLSAGDHIIVTEDVYGGTYRLLTTILSRMNIETTFVDMTDLDAVKAALKPNTKAVYMETPSNPTLKITDIGAVAEWAKQNGLLSIVDNTFMTPYYQRPLEVGVDIVLHSATKFLGGHSDVLAGLAVAGSEELAKQLKYLQNGLGTVLGAQESWLLMRGMKTLAARMAHSEISARKLAGWLSGRDDIGAVYYPGLPEHPGREVQEKQSTGYGAVVSFDVGSGERAKQLLSRVKLPLVAVSLGAVESILSYPAMMSHASMPAEVRAERGITDGLLRFSVGLEDIDDLIADLEQALQNS; translated from the coding sequence ATGAGCGGACAAGAACGGAAATTCGATACGAAGCTGATCCATTTTGGATCGGAGGTAGACGCGACCACCGGGGCGTCCAGTGTGCCGATCTATCAGGCTTCTACTTTTCATCACCATGATATTTTCAATCCTCCGGTCCATGATTACAGCCGGTCGGGGAATCCTACCCGTCAGGCTCTGGAGGACTACATTACCTTGCTTGAAGGCGGGGTTCGCGGGTTCGCCTATTCCAGCGGGATGGCTGCCATCTCTTCAACCTTCATGCTGCTGTCGGCGGGAGATCACATTATCGTAACGGAAGATGTATACGGCGGTACATACCGGCTGCTGACTACCATCCTCAGCCGGATGAATATTGAGACGACGTTCGTGGATATGACGGATCTGGACGCGGTGAAGGCGGCGCTCAAGCCGAACACCAAAGCCGTCTATATGGAGACGCCATCGAATCCAACATTGAAGATCACGGATATCGGAGCTGTGGCGGAGTGGGCGAAACAGAATGGACTGCTCAGCATTGTCGACAATACGTTCATGACCCCGTATTATCAGCGTCCGCTGGAGGTAGGTGTGGATATTGTGCTGCACAGCGCGACCAAGTTCCTTGGGGGCCATAGTGATGTGCTGGCCGGCCTTGCCGTGGCAGGCAGCGAAGAGCTTGCGAAGCAGCTCAAGTATCTGCAAAATGGACTGGGCACAGTACTTGGTGCCCAGGAATCATGGCTGCTTATGCGAGGCATGAAGACGCTGGCTGCGCGCATGGCGCACAGTGAGATCAGCGCGCGTAAGCTCGCGGGTTGGCTCAGCGGCCGGGATGACATCGGCGCTGTGTACTACCCCGGCCTGCCGGAGCATCCGGGCCGGGAGGTGCAGGAGAAGCAGTCGACCGGCTATGGCGCGGTCGTATCCTTCGACGTGGGCTCCGGCGAGCGGGCGAAGCAGCTGCTCAGCCGCGTGAAGCTGCCGCTGGTGGCGGTGAGCCTGGGCGCTGTGGAGAGTATTTTATCATATCCGGCTATGATGTCTCATGCCTCTATGCCTGCTGAAGTGCGTGCGGAACGCGGAATCACAGATGGGCTGCTGCGCTTCTCGGTCGGTCTTGAGGATATTGATGATCTGATTGCGGATCTGGAGCAGGCTCTTCAGAATAGTTAA
- the thrS gene encoding threonine--tRNA ligase gives MAVSIKLPDGSVREYAEGSTFEDVAASISSGLRKNAVGGKLNGQVVDLNTKLVEGAQIEIITLDSQDGLEMMRHSSAHLLAQAVKRLFGNKEVKLGIGPVIEEGFYYDMDLEHPLNPEDLQKIEKEMERIIGENLPITRREVSRQEALDIFAELEDPYKLELIRDLPEDSIITIYDQGEFFDLCRGPHVPSTGKIKVFKLLSVAGAYWRGNSKNKMLQRIYGTAFVKKAELDNYLHLLEEAKKRDHRKLGKELKIFTFSNLVGQGLPIWLPNGAKLRRTLERYIVDLEERLGYQHVYTPVMGNVELYKTSGHWEHYQEDMFPKMVLDNEELVLRPMNCPHHMMVYKSDMRSYRDLPVRIAELGLMHRYEMSGALTGLHRVRAMTLNDAHIFCRPDQIKDEFARVIRLIQHVYDDFGIRDYRFRLSYRDPQDTEKYFQNDEMWEMSQRMLREVVESLDIPFFEAEGEAAFYGPKLDVQIKTALGKEETLSTVQLDFLLPERFELEYVGDDGQKHRPVVIHRGIISTMERMTAFLLENFAGSLPLWLSPVQAKVIPVSGAFDDYAREVIEKLQSSGIRVEADLRNEKLGYKIREAQLEKVPYMFIVGENEKNSSSVSVRKRGEGDIGAKTIDETVALLQEEIRNHVI, from the coding sequence ATGGCAGTATCCATTAAATTGCCGGATGGCTCCGTACGGGAGTATGCGGAAGGCAGCACTTTTGAAGATGTGGCAGCATCCATAAGCAGCGGTCTGCGCAAGAACGCTGTGGGAGGTAAGCTGAACGGACAGGTTGTGGATTTGAACACGAAGCTGGTTGAAGGCGCGCAAATTGAAATTATTACTCTGGATTCCCAGGATGGTCTTGAAATGATGCGCCACAGCTCGGCGCACCTGCTGGCCCAGGCGGTGAAACGCCTGTTCGGCAATAAGGAAGTGAAGCTGGGAATCGGGCCGGTAATTGAAGAAGGCTTCTATTATGACATGGACCTTGAACACCCGCTTAATCCTGAAGATCTCCAGAAGATCGAGAAGGAGATGGAGCGCATCATTGGCGAGAACCTGCCGATTACGCGCCGCGAGGTTAGCCGCCAGGAGGCTCTTGATATTTTTGCGGAGCTGGAAGATCCTTATAAGCTGGAGCTTATTCGTGATCTGCCTGAAGACAGTATTATCACCATTTATGACCAAGGTGAATTCTTCGATCTATGCCGCGGCCCTCATGTGCCTTCTACCGGCAAGATTAAGGTATTCAAGCTGCTCAGCGTAGCTGGAGCTTACTGGCGCGGGAACAGTAAGAACAAAATGCTGCAGCGGATCTATGGTACTGCATTCGTGAAGAAGGCGGAACTCGATAATTATCTTCACCTTCTTGAAGAAGCTAAGAAGCGCGATCACCGGAAGCTTGGGAAAGAGCTGAAGATCTTCACCTTCTCGAACCTTGTCGGACAAGGCCTGCCGATCTGGCTGCCGAACGGGGCTAAGCTGCGCCGTACGCTTGAGCGTTATATTGTTGATCTGGAAGAAAGACTCGGTTATCAGCATGTCTACACTCCAGTAATGGGTAATGTGGAGCTGTACAAGACCTCCGGTCACTGGGAACACTACCAGGAGGATATGTTCCCTAAGATGGTTCTCGATAATGAAGAGCTTGTTCTTCGTCCGATGAACTGTCCTCACCATATGATGGTCTACAAGAGCGATATGCGTTCTTACCGCGATCTGCCGGTCCGTATTGCCGAGCTTGGCCTTATGCACCGCTACGAAATGTCCGGCGCATTAACCGGTCTGCACCGTGTTCGCGCCATGACACTGAACGATGCGCACATCTTCTGCCGTCCTGACCAGATCAAGGATGAGTTCGCGCGGGTAATCCGTCTGATCCAGCATGTGTATGATGACTTCGGAATTCGCGATTACCGCTTCCGTCTGTCTTACCGCGATCCTCAGGATACGGAGAAATACTTCCAGAACGATGAGATGTGGGAGATGTCCCAGCGCATGCTGCGTGAGGTTGTGGAATCGCTCGATATTCCGTTCTTTGAAGCGGAAGGCGAAGCGGCCTTCTATGGTCCGAAGCTGGATGTGCAGATCAAGACGGCTCTGGGCAAGGAAGAGACGCTGTCCACTGTACAGCTTGATTTCCTGCTGCCTGAGCGGTTCGAGCTGGAGTATGTGGGCGATGACGGGCAGAAGCACCGTCCGGTCGTTATCCACCGCGGGATCATCAGTACGATGGAGCGCATGACCGCATTCCTGCTTGAGAATTTTGCCGGGTCTCTGCCGCTATGGCTGTCTCCGGTTCAGGCGAAGGTCATTCCGGTATCGGGTGCGTTTGACGACTATGCGCGTGAAGTGATCGAGAAGCTTCAGTCCAGCGGCATTCGGGTCGAAGCAGACCTGCGGAACGAGAAGCTGGGGTACAAGATTCGTGAAGCTCAGCTTGAGAAAGTGCCTTACATGTTCATCGTTGGTGAGAACGAGAAGAACAGTTCTTCCGTCTCGGTGCGTAAGCGGGGCGAAGGGGATATTGGTGCGAAGACGATTGACGAGACTGTCGCTTTGCTGCAGGAAGAGATTCGTAACCACGTCATTTAA
- a CDS encoding 3D domain-containing protein, translating into MRRIYFWRKIGISLTLGMLVFSLILPDSTIYARENKPLSLFQRFVNAALELSESYSKKDNSWRSPVVKNSTQALHPDWVIAPSIRNRAREIEVQRKKKAARSSVSADRSNPSSAVLAAPDNGRVLTTVSVMATGYTAGIESTGKTRKHPQYGITYSGVRVRRDKQTVSTIAADLRLFPLGTILYIPGYGYGVVADKGSAIKGNKIDLYFSTTKQVYKEWGKKKVEVQVVKRGRGKLTEAMLKELGQVMQVSKQVPANVWEESI; encoded by the coding sequence ATGCGCCGTATTTATTTTTGGAGAAAGATAGGCATTTCACTCACACTAGGCATGTTGGTATTCAGTCTGATACTACCTGACAGCACGATATACGCAAGAGAGAACAAGCCGTTATCCCTGTTTCAGCGGTTCGTTAATGCAGCACTGGAACTCAGCGAGTCTTATAGCAAGAAGGATAACAGCTGGAGAAGCCCTGTTGTTAAGAACAGCACCCAGGCACTTCATCCCGACTGGGTTATTGCCCCATCTATTCGTAACCGGGCACGGGAAATAGAAGTTCAGCGCAAGAAAAAAGCCGCCAGATCCTCTGTCTCTGCTGACCGAAGTAATCCTTCTTCTGCCGTGCTCGCTGCTCCTGATAATGGACGGGTGCTCACAACCGTATCTGTAATGGCAACCGGATATACCGCGGGTATCGAATCAACAGGCAAGACCAGGAAGCATCCGCAGTATGGTATTACTTACTCAGGCGTCAGGGTGCGAAGGGACAAACAGACTGTCTCTACGATTGCGGCTGATCTGAGATTGTTCCCGCTTGGAACCATTCTCTACATTCCAGGTTATGGATATGGGGTTGTTGCCGATAAGGGCTCTGCGATCAAGGGGAATAAGATTGATTTGTACTTCTCTACCACGAAGCAGGTGTACAAAGAGTGGGGCAAAAAGAAGGTTGAGGTTCAAGTCGTCAAGCGCGGACGGGGTAAGCTGACCGAAGCGATGCTCAAGGAACTGGGACAAGTTATGCAGGTGAGCAAACAGGTCCCCGCAAATGTGTGGGAAGAATCGATATAA
- the metA gene encoding homoserine O-succinyltransferase — translation MPIKIPDSLPAKEVLVNENIFVMDESRAYEQDIRPLRIAILNLMPTKETTESQILRLLGNTPLQVEIVLLHPRSHTSKNTSAQHLEMFYKTFDEIKKHRFDGMIITGAPVEQLEFEEVNYWEELKEIFDWTKTHVTSTLHICWASQAGLYHHFGVPKVALPEKCFGVFPHSINIPNVKLLRGFDEVFYVPHSRHTSVRREDIVSKEDLEILAESEDSGIYLVATKDGKQIFVTGHSEYDPLSLKWEYDRDVSRGLDVALPVNYFPKDDPTRTPPSTWRAHANLLFSNWLNYYVYQETPYDMEENADYIYHI, via the coding sequence ATGCCAATCAAAATACCTGACAGCCTGCCCGCCAAGGAAGTGCTCGTGAACGAGAACATCTTCGTGATGGATGAAAGCCGTGCTTATGAGCAGGATATACGTCCGCTGCGGATCGCGATTCTGAATTTAATGCCTACTAAGGAGACAACGGAGTCGCAAATTTTGCGTCTGCTGGGGAACACCCCGCTGCAAGTGGAGATTGTCCTGCTTCACCCGCGCTCCCACACTTCCAAGAATACCTCGGCGCAGCACCTTGAGATGTTCTATAAGACCTTCGACGAAATCAAGAAGCACCGGTTCGACGGTATGATCATTACCGGGGCTCCTGTCGAGCAGCTGGAATTCGAAGAGGTTAATTACTGGGAAGAGCTGAAGGAAATCTTTGATTGGACGAAGACTCACGTCACTTCGACTCTTCATATATGTTGGGCCTCACAGGCAGGCTTGTACCACCACTTCGGGGTGCCGAAAGTCGCGCTCCCGGAGAAATGCTTCGGCGTGTTCCCGCACAGCATTAATATTCCTAATGTTAAGCTGCTGCGCGGATTTGATGAGGTGTTCTATGTGCCGCATTCCCGCCATACCTCCGTACGCAGGGAGGATATTGTAAGCAAGGAGGATCTCGAGATTCTGGCTGAATCGGAGGATTCCGGGATTTATCTAGTTGCGACCAAAGACGGGAAGCAGATCTTCGTCACGGGCCACTCGGAATATGACCCGTTATCCCTGAAATGGGAATATGACCGCGATGTCAGCAGAGGGCTTGATGTCGCGCTGCCGGTCAACTACTTCCCGAAGGATGATCCGACACGGACGCCGCCTTCAACCTGGCGGGCGCATGCGAACTTATTATTTTCCAATTGGCTCAATTACTATGTGTATCAGGAGACACCTTACGATATGGAAGAGAACGCAGATTATATCTATCACATCTAA
- the mqnC gene encoding cyclic dehypoxanthinyl futalosine synthase, with the protein MIDSILNKALQGERLTIEDTTALFESNEVEKMGHTANILMNRMHPDPIATFVIGRNINYTNVCDVYCRFCAFYRRPGSEEGYVLPDEVIFQKIQETMDVGGTEILMQGGTNPNLPFSYYTDLLRAIKQRFPEITMHSFSPAEIQKMVVVSDGLTLEQVVRQIHEAGLDSLPGGGAEILDDRTRRKISRLKGSWTEWMDVMKTAHKIGMNTTATMVIGLGETMEERALHLHRVRDAQDECIQNGYDSEGFLAFIPWTFQPDNTNLKLDRQTPEEYLKTVAISRITLDNIKNFQSSWVTMGPEVGKLSLQYGCNDFGSTMIEENVVSSAGATHKVNIGSILKLIREAGKIPAQRNTRYDILRVFDDERANVDNDFVMQN; encoded by the coding sequence ATGATAGACTCAATTTTAAATAAAGCACTGCAGGGCGAACGCCTTACCATTGAGGATACAACGGCACTTTTTGAATCCAATGAAGTAGAGAAGATGGGGCATACCGCCAATATTCTCATGAACCGCATGCATCCCGATCCTATTGCTACCTTCGTCATCGGGCGGAATATTAACTATACGAATGTATGTGATGTATACTGCCGTTTCTGTGCATTTTACCGCAGACCGGGGTCGGAAGAGGGGTATGTGCTTCCAGACGAAGTGATCTTCCAGAAGATCCAGGAGACGATGGATGTAGGCGGAACCGAAATTCTTATGCAGGGCGGTACGAACCCGAACCTGCCGTTCAGCTACTACACGGATCTGCTTCGCGCGATTAAGCAGCGCTTCCCGGAGATTACGATGCACTCCTTCTCCCCGGCAGAGATACAGAAGATGGTTGTTGTCTCGGATGGCCTTACCCTTGAACAGGTTGTACGTCAGATTCACGAAGCGGGGCTTGACTCCCTGCCAGGCGGCGGCGCTGAAATTCTGGATGACCGGACACGCCGCAAGATCAGCCGCCTTAAGGGCTCATGGACCGAATGGATGGATGTCATGAAGACAGCCCACAAGATCGGCATGAATACCACGGCTACCATGGTTATCGGCCTTGGCGAGACGATGGAAGAACGTGCGCTGCATCTGCACCGCGTTCGTGATGCACAGGATGAGTGCATTCAGAATGGGTATGACTCCGAAGGCTTCCTGGCCTTCATTCCGTGGACCTTCCAGCCGGACAATACGAATCTGAAGCTGGATCGCCAGACGCCAGAGGAGTATCTGAAGACGGTAGCGATCAGCCGGATTACACTGGATAATATTAAGAACTTCCAGTCGTCCTGGGTCACGATGGGACCGGAGGTCGGCAAGCTCTCCCTTCAGTATGGCTGCAATGACTTTGGAAGTACAATGATCGAAGAGAACGTAGTCTCCTCGGCAGGCGCCACACACAAAGTGAACATCGGCTCCATCCTGAAGCTGATCCGCGAAGCAGGTAAGATTCCTGCGCAGCGGAATACCCGTTATGATATTCTTCGCGTGTTCGATGATGAGCGTGCGAATGTTGACAATGACTTTGTAATGCAGAACTAA
- the liaF gene encoding cell wall-active antibiotics response protein LiaF, protein MRRGLFSRYIGGLILIGIGVLFLLNQLGYTQISIGYIFSTFWPVFVIFAGLSQVMNGRRYGSSAIGGLIITIVGVYFLGRNLGLVDLSPGDFFRFFVPAALILGGICILFKPGHDSSRRGRRRDRYDYPEPPFPPEPPYPPTQPSFHPEMKSPLDEAFGEKFGEKPPAPPAPPVDAWEKKGGPKHYNYSGPYSSQEKINKSGFIGDVHIGRDYFELKPMNISHFIGDTVIDLTKAQIPYGETRINVASFIGDVKVFMPDEMDVAISVTTSSFIGDMKVLNEKQGGFLNNVQSSSPHYGEAGRRVKLFVSVFVGDVRVNMVG, encoded by the coding sequence ATGAGAAGAGGTCTATTCAGCAGATATATAGGAGGGCTTATCCTAATAGGAATCGGTGTGCTGTTCCTGCTTAATCAGCTGGGCTATACACAGATTAGCATTGGATACATTTTCTCCACATTTTGGCCCGTGTTTGTGATTTTTGCCGGACTCAGCCAGGTCATGAACGGTAGACGTTACGGATCCTCAGCGATAGGCGGTTTGATCATCACGATTGTCGGCGTATATTTTCTTGGGAGAAATCTGGGGCTGGTAGATCTGTCTCCAGGTGATTTCTTCCGGTTCTTTGTTCCGGCCGCTCTTATTCTTGGAGGGATATGTATTCTGTTCAAGCCGGGACATGACTCCTCACGCAGAGGCCGGAGAAGGGACCGTTATGATTACCCGGAGCCCCCATTTCCTCCGGAGCCTCCCTATCCGCCTACCCAGCCTTCTTTTCACCCGGAGATGAAATCACCGCTGGATGAGGCCTTCGGTGAGAAATTTGGCGAGAAGCCACCTGCCCCGCCTGCTCCGCCTGTGGATGCTTGGGAGAAGAAAGGGGGACCCAAACACTACAATTACAGTGGTCCCTACAGCAGTCAGGAGAAGATTAACAAATCCGGCTTTATCGGTGACGTGCATATCGGACGCGATTATTTCGAACTTAAGCCCATGAACATATCCCACTTTATTGGAGATACGGTCATTGACCTTACGAAAGCGCAGATTCCTTACGGAGAGACCCGGATTAACGTGGCGTCATTTATAGGTGATGTTAAGGTATTCATGCCTGATGAGATGGATGTTGCCATTTCAGTAACCACAAGCTCGTTCATTGGAGATATGAAGGTACTGAATGAGAAGCAAGGGGGATTTCTGAACAATGTACAATCCAGTTCTCCTCATTATGGGGAAGCCGGCCGCAGGGTGAAGCTCTTCGTCAGTGTGTTTGTAGGAGACGTTCGAGTGAATATGGTGGGCTGA